A single region of the Lotus japonicus ecotype B-129 chromosome 4, LjGifu_v1.2 genome encodes:
- the LOC130712971 gene encoding uncharacterized protein LOC130712971 produces MGEGQKAPPKALEDLWETGKIKVDYVNDNRQLPKLYVDKSVIDNMCSPWKNALVVGLLGKRLGYRTMKSRLSSIWQLVGEFDLLDIDNGFYMVKFDRDEDRKKVMDGGPWMIFDHYLVVALWSKEFISPAAKITKTMAWIRVPGLNVTFYDESFLMSLAKLIGTPVRVDMTTLNAERGRFARICVELDLMLPVVGKFWFEGFRYKIVYEGLHIICTKCGCYGHRGRECTQPSPPPLREEPIPPPGKETAFTEPPPVDLGAEQASIPILEGAETQEPLEKECATGAEIKEKTPPKTVETDPTILEVAGEWLTVTRKHQKKKPPIKGGEPHVSKSFGTAKESQRAKGHVKQTFGSARSRPVGNDAKKSTGPFVGSLSGPATVKAPGGKKRRTKEDPTRVWGVNVFMQKSHEGLANGVFSAGTGAPEGQPEMLLLKTGGASQIKKLGSNLEGPFEPSGQKVIHN; encoded by the coding sequence ATGGGGGAAGGCCAGAAGGCCCCACCCAAAGCCTTGGAAGATCTCTGGGAGACGGGAAAGATAAAAGTGGACTACGTTAATGATAACAGACAACTTCCCAAGTTGTATGTGGATAAGTCCGTGATCGACAACATGTGTTCCCCATGGAAGAATGCTCTGGTGGTGGGCTTACTAGGCAAGAGGCTTGGTTATCGTACCATGAAATCTAGACTGAGTAGCATCTGGCAACTAGTAGGGGAATTTGATTTACTCGATATTGACAATGGTTTTTACATGGTGAAATTTGACCGTGATGAGGATAGGAAGAAGGTGATGGATGGGGGTCCATGGATGATCTTTGACCACTACTTGGTGGTTGCACTGTGGAGCAAAGAGTTCATCAGCCCTGCTGCAAAGATCACTAAAACGATGGCTTGGATCCGTGTACCAGGGTTGAATGTTACTTTTTATGATGAAAGTTTCCTTATGTCGTTGGCAAAGCTGATTGGTACCCCGGTCCGAGTGGATATGACCACACTGAATGCAGAGCGGGGAAGGTTTGCTCGGATTTGCGTTGAGCTTGACCTCATGCTGCCGGTGGTGGGAAAATTCTGGTTTGAAGGTTTTAGGTATAAAATTGTGTATGAAGGGCTGCATATTATTTGTACCAAATGTGGATGCTATGGGCATCGGGGAAGGGAGTGTACGCAGCCGTCTCCGCCGCCGCTAAGGGAGGAGCCCATACCGCCGCCAGGTAAGGAGACTGCTTTTACTGAACCGCCGCCAGTTGACCTGGGAGCAGAGCAAGCCTCTATTCCCATTCTGGAAGGTGCGGAAACTCAGGAGCCGTTAGAGAAAGAGTGCGCAACTGGCGCCGAAATCAAGGAAAAAACGCCTCCAAAAACTGTGGAGACTGACCCCACCATTCTGGAGGTAGCTGGCGAGTGGCTGACGGTTACTCGTAAACATCAAAAGAAAAAGCCGCCAATCAAGGGAGGAGAGCCGCACGTGTCCAAGAGTTTTGGAACTGCCAAGGAGAGTCAACGTGCAAAGGGGCACGTGAAGCAAACTTTTGGGAGTGCGCGATCGAGACCTGTTGGGAATGATGCCAAAAAATCTACTGGCCCTTTCGTGGGCAGCCTTAGTGGGCCCGCGACAGTCAAAGCTCCTGGTGGAAAGAAAAGGAGAACAAAGGAGGACCCCACGCGAGTATGGGGAGTTAACGTTTTCATGCAAAAGTCGCATGAGGGCTTGGCTAATGGAGTTTTTTCAGCTGGTACCGGTGCTCCTGAGGGTCAACCTGAAATGCTCCTGCTTAAGACAGGGGGGGCTTCCCAGATCAAGAAGCTAGGGTCCAATTTAGAAGGGCCCTTTGAACCCTCTGGACAAAAGGTCATCCATAACTAA